The Arachis ipaensis cultivar K30076 chromosome B03, Araip1.1, whole genome shotgun sequence region GAATATACCGTAGACTCAAAGGTATGACCATTGTAATGGTAAATAGAAAGGTTTTTTCATGTCAATGCATCAATGCAGATAACTAGGACAATGCATGATGCATAAACTAAAACACAAGCACACTAGAACATTCACCAATGTTGAAAATAACATTTATATTAACGATGATGATGATAGAGAAAAATAATCTATAATATGGAAGAGAATAGATGAAAGGGGAAAAGATAATTATAAAGTAATCCAACAGTAAATAGGATCAATTTCAAACCTTTGATCAGATAATCTGAAAGTCAAATGCTTCCAAAGTGATCCACCTTTTCCTCCCATGAATGAGAAGCGTGCTCTTCCCTAATTAGGATGGCAAGAATAATGTTAAATATAGAACAGTTAAGTTGTGATGGAAGATGTGGCATATACATTAGCACAGATGATGAGATGCAAGTTGACAAAAATTACAGTTTGATGATCCAAGTGACAAAAGATATACCCTGTGGAAGATGATTAAAATAAGAGTTTTCTTTCGCTTAtccaaaaacactaaaaagaaaaGGAGGGGAAAGAAAAGCCATGAATTCATACAAAAAATACCTTCTCTGTGGAAGAACTATCCAACCAGAAAGTGTTTTCAGTTTCATGTCCGAACAACCCACAAAATATACCTTTCGCACCACCAACTTGACTAGCCAGGTGAGTGCATTTCCTCCATTTCAACTTCAAACATTTTCGATCAGTTCTTGCATGATGACCATTTGCAACGTTGCACTTTTCTAAACGAGTCTTCTCAGCATTATCATCTACCATATGTCGATGACCATTAACTACCTTATTTAGCTGATCAACTGTACTGGTCTCCGAACTAATACTTCTATGCAAATCTCCATAATGTCTACTAGCACTTGAAACCTGCATGTGTGCTAAAGAAAGTTTACTGCtcaagtaaattgcaaggaactCAATGGTAATTTGGATGTctaaaaataatagtaaaaacaTGGAACATGTAAACAGTGTTAAAAGTATTTTAATCACTTTGGTACAACCGCCATACTGTTTAATATTTATACCACACTGCGCAAGAAGGGTGGCCatacaaaaataatttgataagCACACATGACACAATGAATTTGCATTTACATACAAAAAGTTCTTCATTTTACCATAAGAATGAGCACGCTTTTCTATGCTTTGTGATGACTTGTATCTCAGCCAATACTCATTTGTAATATCTCTGAAATTCTTGAATATTTGACTTCCATGGCATGTTGCAACACTCTCTGGATGAAACTGAAGGTCAAAAGTGTTGAGTTGAACGTAGTTCACAGAAAAGATTAAACCAATAAAAACAAAGAACGATTATAATTAAACAATGTCTGTATATAACACCTGCACACCATAGTGCGGTCTTGTACAATGCTTGATCCCCATAAGAACTCTTGAACTTCTTGGTGTTCCATTTCCTGCTTTAGGTGAACAAGAATCAACGAAGACATTTTGTTCTGTCTGTGTTCCAAGAGCATTGGAGACGTTATGATCCTTGGCCCCAACAAATGGAAGTGTGTTTGAGGAAGACGTCCAAGCTATCGGAATGAGCACTTCAGGAAGTGATTCAGAATCTATAACCAATGAATGATATCGAACCACCTGAAATATAGGATAAACAATGATTACGACTGCTGATGGTAGATCAGATAGCTCTTTTTCAACTTTTCACATAAATAAAACAAATTGACCATAAATTGCAAGGGACCAGTTTACATCCAATCCCCATCATGGTGCACCAGATGTAATATTCTGATGTTATCAACAAATTATATAATTGCACAGCCATTTTTTCACCCTGAAATCCAAATTATTATAATGATCTACAACAAGTGACATTTAGTTTGTGAAATGTTCTAGAATTGCTGAATGCAACAATCTTTGGTTAATATTGAAGAACTTTTATGTCTCAATTAGGAATATGATAACTTCAGGATTGAATACTACGTGAATATTTGAATTCTTTAAAATGTTTGAGGATTCAAATTAATAATCTTTAGACTATAGTGGAAAACAAACCTTGAAACCTGAATTCCTGCCAGATGGTATGCCATGAAAAAGCTCGCAGCCGCTATGCTCAACTTCACTTCATGGTAGAAAGAGAGAAAATACAAACAAAGTAAGGAATAAATATGATACCTTTAAATGACATTTTAATTTAGGTTAAATCTTCTTCCTGATGATAATAAGTACATAATAATTACTGAAAAACCAGCATACAAGTTTCTAAATTTTTGGGTCATACCTCAAACGCCCATGGATTGGTTCAGGCGCATGGACAATGTGAGCTCCATGGACATATCCCAATGCCTACCAAATCATACATTAAGCaaatacatcatcaaaataacataacatgagctacagtaTCAAAAGGCGAAGGATGAAACCTGATATCATGAACCAAAAAGATGAGTAACAAAAGTATTAACTTTAAGATACTACATAGCAGCAGGTAAGATGTGAAAACACACCAAGATTACAAGAGAAATTGGTGATAACTTCATAGCCAATATCAATTATCTTTGGACAAGGATTCCTTTACCATATAATCAAACAATAGACCATTATATAGGAAAAAAGGGCAAAAACAAAGCATAAATAAGGAGAAAATACCTGGTGTCCGAGGCAAACACCCAAAACAGGTATATCCCAGCATTTATGCAGTAGTTGAAGACAAATACCTGAAGCATACAGAATCATTTCCAAAAAGTATTAGAATAAAGAATCTCCACAGCCCATAACACAAAGATCAACACACATCGTACACTAAAATTTTAAGATTAcattaagaaaattatatcaaACGGCATAGTTATACCGGCAATCCATTCTTTTGAGGATATTTCACTTATATGGTTAGAAAAAGGAGGAGATGAATCTACGATGTGGGACTTTGGAGGGAAGGGGAAGCTCCAAAACCCCAACTCACAAACAACCCCCTAAGAAATAAGAGTCAAAAGTGTATCGGTGGGGAAAATTGAAGTAGCATCCAATGACAATATGACAAATACTCGTCTAAGATGCCAAAATCATGCCCGGAGACCATCAATCCACAAGTTTAGAAACTTATTTTTCTGTTGCATCTTCTAGAGCAGTAAATAAATGCATAATGAAAACTCCACAAAGGCATCCATGTTCTCACCTATATCTTGTGGGCATGCTGGAGAACCAGGTCCAGGTGATATTACAATGTTATCAAATGCATTTTCTTCATACAAGTAATGGCTAAGTTCTTCCCATGTCCAATCATCATTTTGGATCACCACAGGAGGGACTGGcaaaatgaaaaaacaaaaccAACTGTTTAGGGAATTCAACTCCTTGCATAAACTTTTTAATCCTTTCAAGCACAAAGTATTATGCATGGTATTTTAGAATGTTCAGAACAGATTTTTAATATCTTTGGAATATAGTGTCATTTTGATTCTTAATTACAAGATAATTAATTTCCAAACAAGTGGGAAGGTAATTATTCACTGCTGATATATATTTGAATCTATATAAAACAGCAATTCTAAGGAGAGAATCTAATGATTGACCATTACAGCACTACTATTCTGCAGGTCTTCAACTTTAAATCACATCCACCTTCAAATGAGAAGATAAAAATGACATACCTCCATTAACAACAGATAACTCCTGATATATATTATATGTGTAACTGTCATAGTTATCAATCAACAATGTTCTCACAAAATCCAGCTTCTGTAAAGGCAAAGGCACTTGtagccttttctttcttttagatgACTCTAAGTGACTATGCATCAATTGGCAAGATATAGTCACATTCTTTCTATCACAATTCAATGGCTGCACATCATCTTTCTTAATGAAACAAGCGACCCTCACTGATGGTTTGGACAAAAGAAAGTTCACATTTGCATATTGAATGTCTTCACTTGTTGGACAAGTGAGCTCTGAAGGCAGCAACCGCAGAGCAAGGTTCATTTTTCATAGAGAAATTGTCCAAACTCTGAAGAACTAAATTGGATTCGAGCAAGAAGCTGCAGCCTCCACACCACTGCCAACACCACCTTCTGCAGATGAAATATGCATGCAAAATTCTCAGTCTATGATCTAAGCTGTGCTCTATTTTTTATGCCTTCTAAACTCAGAAAATGTCATAAATTAAGTGCTAAGCTCATGTCACCGTACACCAGTCAGTTTACCAAGAAATTATATGCAAAAACCAGCTTTTATTACATCATATCAACTAATAGAACATGTGAGCATGTAAACAAAGTGAACATAAGCAGAAACAAATTCAAGTTTGAATGGGGTTAAAAAGGTGATTTTGGAAACAGCCTAGAATGCAGCTCAACatgaaaaatgaagaacaatgaaaCAGAGACACATATGTAGGTGTTGATAACTAACACATACACATCTTTTTTTCGCTGCTTTTTTGGATTGTAATAGAAGTTGTAGATTCAAGAGATCACAAAAGGATGCAAATATCAATAACCCAGATCACGTAGGAGaaaaaaagatgaaaagaaacagaacaagaagAAGCTGAAAGTAACAAATTGGAATTAGAAACAATAAGCATACAGAGAGATGAAAGAAGGGAAAGTGTGGGTGCCaacaaaaaaaaaggaggagaaggaaaTAAATACCGAAGTTTATGGAAGAAGCATGGCTGAAAGagatggtggcgaatggtgaggAAGGCGGTGAGGATTCGGAGCGGGTGGTGCAGATAGATGCCGAACAATAAATCAGCTCACTTTATTtagtttattatatatattgcGACAATgcactcatttttttttttttcaccataGCATTCTTACATGGAAAAACAACCATTTTCACGCAAGAATTTTGCGccgattaaaataatattttttattacaaaacgtcaataatattttattttttataatttaattttttttattacaaaacgttATTGACGTTTTGTGCTACTACTACAACTATGTAGaatactaaaataataaaatatttttgtatttcacattaaaattatttatatataaaaattttagtcaAATTAGGCTAAAAATTTTAGATATGAGAGTGATACGAGTGAAATACCTTAACAtagtatttttttgtgttttttaaaactGTGAGAGGTACACAAATTAGACCGTTCGATTTTTATAtctcaaatattttaattttttaacacaaatcggacggtctgatTTGTGTTTCTCTTACAAATTAGACGGTCTAATTTCTATACCTATATAAATCGGATAGTCTAATTTCTGTATTTCTAATAAATCAGACGGTTCGATTTCTACTTCTCTAATTAAACGGTTTTACATTTGATAATAACATTCTAACGGTTCACATTTCAAAAAAATACCATtgctattttaatattaaaaacaaaaaatgacaAAACTATAGTAAGATGTTGAACAGATAAAAAAACTCTATACACAATTCATATAAATCTCAAAAAAAttgtttaataaaaaatattaaaaatataatNNNNNNNNNNNNNNNNNNNNNNNNNNNNNNNNNNNNNNNNNNNNNNNNNNNNNNNNNNNNNNNNNNNNNNNNNNNNNNNNNNNNNNNNNNNNNNNNNNNNNNNNNNNNNNNNNNNNNNNNNNNNNNNNNNNNNNNNNNN contains the following coding sequences:
- the LOC107629869 gene encoding aminodeoxychorismate synthase, chloroplastic isoform X1; translation: MNLALRLLPSELTCPTSEDIQYANVNFLLSKPSVRVACFIKKDDVQPLNCDRKNVTISCQLMHSHLESSKRKKRLQVPLPLQKLDFVRTLLIDNYDSYTYNIYQELSVVNGVPPVVIQNDDWTWEELSHYLYEENAFDNIVISPGPGSPACPQDIGICLQLLHKCWDIPVLGVCLGHQALGYVHGAHIVHAPEPIHGRLSEVEHSGCELFHGIPSGRNSGFKVVRYHSLVIDSESLPEVLIPIAWTSSSNTLPFVGAKDHNVSNALGTQTEQNVFVDSCSPKAGNGTPRSSRVLMGIKHCTRPHYGVQFHPESVATCHGSQIFKNFRDITNEYWLRYKSSQSIEKRAHSYAHMQVSSASRHYGDLHRSISSETSTVDQLNKVVNGHRHMVDDNAEKTRLEKCNVANGHHARTDRKCLKLKWRKCTHLASQVGGAKGIFCGLFGHETENTFWLDSSSTEKGRARFSFMGGKGGSLWKHLTFRLSDQSDRCSKGGGYLSMENCQGSTETRFLEEGFFDFLNKELQSYHYDEKDYEGLPFDFHGGYVGYIGYNLKSECCVTSNRNKSKTPDACFFFADNFIAIDHKNDNVYILAIHEESSSMTQWLDDAEEKLLNLYGSEIMGSEKQYPHPLTCSSQKVGFAAEKSREQYIKDVKKCLEYIKDGESYELCLTNQMRKPIENLDSLGLYLHLRERNPAPYAAWLNFPKEDLCICCSSPERFLQLDRNDILEAKPIKGTIARGATAEEDERLKLKLQLSEKDQAENLMIVDLLRNDLGRVCDPGSVHVPRLMDVESYATVHTMVSTIRGKKRSDASAVDCVKAAFPGGSMTGAPKLRSMELLDSIESCSRGIYSGCIGFFSYNQTFDLNIVIRTVIIHDGEASIGAGGAIVSLSNPEDEYKEMILKTKAPAKAVLDFE
- the LOC107629869 gene encoding aminodeoxychorismate synthase, chloroplastic isoform X2; the encoded protein is MNLALRLLPSELTCPTSEDIQYANVNFLLSKPSVRVACFIKKDDVQPLNCDRKNVTISCQLMHSHLESSKRKKRLQVPLPLQKLDFVRTLLIDNYDSYTYNIYQELSVVNGVPPVVIQNDDWTWEELSHYLYEENAFDNIVISPGPGSPACPQDIGICLQLLHKCWDIPVLGVCLGHQALGYVHGAHIVHAPEPIHGRLSEVEHSGCELFHGIPSGRNSGFKVVRYHSLVIDSESLPEVLIPIAWTSSSNTLPFVGAKDHNVSNALGTQTEQNVFVDSCSPKAGNGTPRSSRVLMGIKHCTRPHYGVQFHPESVATCHGSQIFKNFRDITNEYWLRYKSSQSIEKRAHSYAHMQVSSASRHYGDLHRSISSETSTVDQLNKVVNGHRHMVDDNAEKTRLEKCNVANGHHARTDRKCLKLKWRKCTHLASQVGGAKGIFCGLFGHETENTFWLDSSSTEKGRARFSFMGGKGGSLWKHLTFRLSDQSDRCSKGGGYLSMENCQGSTETRFLEEGFFDFLNKELQSYHYDEKDYEGLPFDFHGGYVGYIGYNLKSECCVTSNRNKSKTPDACFFFADNFIAIDHKNDNVYILAIHEESSSMTQWLDDAEEKLLNLYGSEIMGSEKQYPHPLTCSSQKVGFAAEKSREQYIKDVKKCLEYIKDGESYELCLTNQMRKPIENLDSLGLYLHLRERNPAPYAAWLNFPKEDLCICCSSPERFLQLDRNDILEAKPIKGTIARGATAEEDERLKLKLQLRICTCATSHGCGVICNCSHNGEHDSWEEEV